TTACGTTCTTGTGAACCTTAATTATCGCTTCCCCAATTTCCCTTGAATATTCCTTTAAAACATCAGGTATCTCAATTATAGCTATGTTCCCTATGACATCAAAGGAAGTGGGAAGGTACCTCCTAAGATTTTCTGGAACGTCAACGACCTCTTTATAGCTGTGGGGCTTCCTCATAGCCTTTTCAAGATGAACATCAACTAACTCAAGCCCTTCAACTGGTTTCTTTACGGGTATAAATAGAAAATCCCCTTCTCTTTTTATTTTATAATCACTATTAAGTAAGCCAGACTCAACTAACTTCCTCCTAATTTCCTCCCCAAGTTTGAGGGGAACTTTTACCGCCAATACCATCGCTCATAAATTTAGGTAATATCTTAATAACTTTTCAATTTCCTCAAAGTCTCTCTGCGGTAGATTCATGATTTCCCTCAATCTCCTATTTTCGGCAATTAATCCTGAAACCTGGATGGCTAGATTTCTATTGTCCAGAGATAGTTGGTAAGCTCTAAACCTTAGAGAGGACCATTTCCCCTCCAATTCATATAGTTTTTCCTCGAGTTCTTTGATCTGTTTCTCCATTAGTTTAATTTCATCCATAGAAACTTCTTCAAGGGTAATTCCTTCCTTGAATAACTGCTTCATGACTTCTATCGGATCAAAGTTAAACCTCTTACAAGCATCAATAAAGTGATCGGGTATATCTATTACAATCTTGCTCCATCTAGTTCTTTTGAAAGACACTTTCATTCTTTAATCCCTCTCTAAGTTTTGAGTTCTCTTTAGATAACTCCAACCTCACTTTCTTTAATGTCTCTTTATCTTTGATTGCCCTTCTTTCAAACTCCAGAAGCTCCGTGTATTCTTTTTCTATACGTTTGAGGTTATCCTGGAGTTCCGCTAGTTTTCTCCTCAAAAATTGGTAATATAAGGAGAGAAGCAACTTCTCGGAGGCCTCTCTTTCTCGTAATATTTTCAATACTTCATCTTTATTCTTCTTTATCAACTCAAATTCGTCGTCACTAACCCATATCTCCATTTAGAGCCACCTTATTAGGATATCAAGGGAAGCAAGTGCCCTGTACGTATTCTGAAACGTGGATATTCCAAGTTCATAACTCCTTCTGAACCCTCCATTGGGGTTTTGTAGGGATCTTATGAATTTTATATGAGCTTTAATGCATGAAGCCCTTTTTCCAAGCAACTGTAGTCCTCTTAGTGCATAGAACGTTGGCTCTATGTAGGGAGGTAAAGAGTTTGGAACCTCTGTAAATCCTCCCCAGTCTCCACATACCTCGCATAACTCAAAGTACCTTGTATCCTCTTTAATTCCAAGTGATGCTAGCGTATACAGGGCTTGATAGGTCATTGTAGTCGTTGGATGTGTCACACCATATGCATCGCCAATCCTGAACTTCCTGACAAATTCAATTATTCTCTCAACACTTTCCCTGTCTAATCTGTAGCCTGTAGCATTTATCGCTCTCATTGCCCAGTATGTAGCTTCCAATGGTGTTGCAGTTCCAAATTCCTCACTACCTCCAAGTCCTACGGCAAATTTACCTTCCACTGGATTGTACTTCTTGAATAGGAGTGATTCAAGCTTTTCCTGGGCTAAATCTCTAGCTCCAAGGATCATTAGACCCTCTATTGCCATTGCAACGCCAACTGTAGCAGTCTGCATTTGAGCCGAGTTATAAAGGAATTCAATTGTCTTCTCCTTCTCTGGAACCTCCAGCTCTAATAGGTCGTATATCTTAATTGCATAGTATGTGTCAGCTATATTCGTATCAGCTAGCTGTGACACGAAACAATAACCACCATCCTCATGTCTCCTTCTTTCAATATATTCAAGCACCTTCTCTATATTTACGAACCTAGAGAGCTTCGAGCCCATAATACCACCTCCCTAAGATCTCGAGAACAGGCGCCATCAGCCTCCCAACGGGAGGCGGTTCGGGCTCGAAGCCCCGGGCGGGCGCCATCGCCCAAGAGAACCGTGGCCTAGCCTACTCCCGTTGCCGGTTTCGGCTCATCAACCACGGTTCCCAGCTTTCATTACTAACTTAGGATTTTAAAAATATAACTCCTATAGAAAAGCGGTGAGGAAGTTGAAGATAAAAGCGATTTCCATCGATATAGACGGAACAATAACGTATCCCAATAGGATGCTTCATGAAGAAGCGTTGAGAGCAATTAGAAGAGCTGAATCGTTGGGAGTCCCAATAATGCTGGTTACTGGGAACACGGTACAATTTGCAGAAGCTGCAAGCATATTGATTGGCACCTCAGGTCCAGTAGTTGCTGAAGATGGAGGAGCCATATCCTATAATAAGAAGAGATACTTCTTGACGGGTATGGACGAAGAGTGGATACTTTGGAGTGAGATAAGAAAGAGATTTCCAAATGCAAAAATGAGCCACACAATGCCTGATAGAAGGGCAGGATTGGTTTTAATGAGGGAAACAATAGATGTCGAAACAGTTAGAGAGCTAATTAAAGAATTGAAATTAGAACTAGTTGCCGTTGATTCTGGATTTGCAATCCATGTTAAAAAACCCTGGATAAACAAGGGAAGTGGTATTGAAAAGGCCTGCGAACTTCTGGGAATAAGTCCCAGAGAAGTCGCTCACATAGGGGATGGTGAAAATGATTTAGACGCATTTAAGGTTGTTGGATATAGAATCGCTGTTGCTCAGGCTCCAGATGTTTTAAAGAGAAATGCAGATTACGTAACAGAAAAGAGTTATGGAGAGGGTGGTGCCGAAGCTGTTTACCATGTTCTTGAGAAGTTTGGATATTTAAAATAAAGGAAAAGATCAATGAATCTTGTAGCCATGCCTCTCGCTTACAACCTTTATCGCCTCTTCGAATATGTCTAGGCCTATCTTTGCTTCTTCCTCGCTAATTATTAGTGGTGGTATGAGCCTTATTGCACTCTTGCCACAGCCAAGCAATGCAAGTCCTCTCTTAAGGGCCTCAACAACGATCTCATTCCTCTCCTTGACGGCGTACTCCTTGGTCTTTCTGTCCTTAACGAACTCAACACCCCATGCAAGGCCAAGCCCTCTGACATCACCTATTATCTCGTACTTCTCTTTCATCTCCTCAAGTCTCTCCCTGAACAATGGTTCAAGCTTCTGAGCATTCTCTATTAGACCATTCTGAAGCTCCTCTATTACGGCCAATGCAGCTGCTGCGGCAACTGCGTTTCCTCCAAAGGTGTTACTGTGAACTCCACTAACACCGAAGTCCAGATCTTTCCTGAATATCGTTGCACCCACTGGTATTCCTCCGCCAAGAGCCTTAGCTACCGTAATTATGTCTGGAACAACATCAAAGTGCTCAATTGCCCACATTCTTCCCGTTCTTCCCATTCCCATCTGAACCTCATCGTCGATTAGAAGTATTCCATGCTTATCAGCGAGCTTCTTGAGCTCCTTGAAGAAGTTTCTTGGTGGAACTACGTAACCTCCTTCACCCTGAATTGGTTCGAAGAATATTCCAGCAACTTCCTCTGCTGGAACGTAGTGGTCAAATAGGTAATCCTCTATGTACTCGATAACCCTGTTTACGAGTTCATCTGGATTTTCGTAACCATCTATGCCCCACGGATTCCTATAGGGATTTGGATATGGAACATGCTCAACCCCTGGCATCATTGGGAACATTCTACTTCTCTGAACCGGCTTGCTTGCCGTAAGAGGCATGGTTCCATGGGTTCTTCCGTGGAATGCCCCTATGAAGGCTATGAACATCTTCCTGTTTGTTGACCACTTCGCTATCTTAAGTGCTGCTTCATTGGCCTCAGTACCGCTGTTACTCAAGAACACCTTCCTCTCAACGTCCCCAGGAGCTATTTCAGCTAATTTCTTGGCAAGTTCAACCTGATAAGGGTTGTAGTAATCCGTTCCAGCAGCATGAAGGACAAGGTCTAATTGCCTCTTTATAGCCTCGATGACCTTTGGATTCCTAAGACCTACGTTCATCACTCCAATACCAGAGGAGAAATCAAGAATTACGTTCCCATCAACGTCTATCCAGTAAACTCCTTCTGCTCTCTCTATAACAAGGAAATACTCGTTTGGATCATTCGTTGTGGTTGCCATGTATTTGTGGTGCTCTTCTATAACTTTTTTTGCTTTAGGACCAGGAATCTCCTTAACGTTTGGTCTAAGCTTCATTTTTCCTTCACCAAAAGAGTATGGTAGGATAGCTATTTAACTTTAAGTTCGAAAACGATCATTCTTGCTCGAAAAATTTTCAAAAAAGAATGAAGTTACTCAATTGTCTTTCCGTTCCAGCTTTCTATGAATTCTTTAGCCGAGTTTGCAGCTATTGCTCCTTGACCTACCGCAACTGCAATCTGCTTGAACACATTTGTTATATCCCCAGCTGCAAATATCCCTGGAACCTTCGTTCTCATGTACATATCCACCTTTATGTAACCGTATTCATCGGTTATGCCAAGGTGCTTTACGAAGTCTGTCTTTGGCTCGTATCCTATGAATATGAACACGCCATCTACCTTCTTCTCAAATGTTTCTCCCGTCTTAACGTTCTTGAGAACAACACTTTCGACCTTGTTGGTTCCCCTAATTTCTGTGACAACTGTATTCAATATCGTCGGTATGCCAGCCTCCTTAAGTCTATCTTGGAGTATCTTGTCGGCCCTGAATTTGTCCCTTCTATGAACTAGGGTAACCTTAACTCCTATGCTGTGTAGATAGAGTGCTTCTTGAAGAGCCGTATTTCCACCACCAACAACTATAACCTCTTTACCAACGAAGAGAGGGCCATCACATGTTGCACAGTAACTGACTCCTCTTCCAGTAAATTCCTTCTCTCCAGGAACATTAAGCTTTCTTGGTTCAGCACCTACCGCTATTATTATTGTCTTCGACTTATACTCTTTTCCGTTTGCTGTTTTTACGGTGAATTGACAGGGACCTTCATAGTAGGCACACTCAGCTGGATCAATCCTAACAACTTCATCTATTATGACATCCACACCATACTTTCTAACTTGCTCATACATCCTTTTACTTAATTCAGAACCGCTGATGCCCTCTGGAAATCCAGGATAATTCTCTATTAGATCTGTTATTGCCATGTTCCCACCGAGATCCTTTGTTATAATTATCGTGTCAAGTCCAAATCTCGCTGCGTAGATTGCAGCTGTATAACCAGCTGGCCCCGCTCCAATGATTATCACGTCCCAAACTTTACTCTCATCAACCGTGCTTCTACCCAATCCTCCCAGGCTGAACATTTTCACCACCACCTATCCACTTCCAGTGACTACTTAAAAGCATTTTGGGTCATAAGTGTGTATCCTTAAAACTTTAAATGATAAACCAAAGGTTGAACACTTTTATTTTCAACTCTAAGCTTTAAAAAACTCTTTTAAAATTTCTAGGCGATCTAAACTTTGAAGAGAGGAAAATGAGGTGGTAAAATAGCGTTTTAAACCAATGGTTTGGGAGGTTCGGAGATGTCATTCATTGCAGCATTTGTATGGTCATATTTCCTCTGGCTCGTACTCACGGCCGGAAGTAAGGGCATGCTATGGAGTCCCCAGGAACTAATAGCTGGACTATTGTTCTCTGCAATAGTAGGATATGCAACGAGGAACATAATTGGAGAGAAGGCCAGCAGGTTCCTAAATCCAGTAAAATGGGTGTTATTCATTGCTTACGCTCCTGTCCTGTTCTGGGGAATGACCAGGGCAAATCTAGATGTAGCCTATAGAGTCATAACTGGGAAGATAAGACCAGGTATAGTAAGAGTTCCAGTGAACCTTGACAATGACGCTCAATATACAATTCTAGGAAACTCAATAACATTGACTCCTGGAACGCTGACTATTGAGGCGTGTCCAGAAGAAAAGGCTCTTTATGTTCACTGGATCAACATTCCCGAAGGTTTAGAATGGCCTGAAAGTTCTGAACCAGTTTCAGGACCCTTTGAAAAATGGGCGAGGAGGTTAGGAGAATGATGTTCTTATACGCCACAATCCTAATAGGTATAGCCGGATTAATAGTTTTGCTCAGATTACTACTAGGGCCAACGGTTTCAGATAGAGTTGTGGCCCTCGATACTTTAAACACTCTAGTAGTTGCTGCAATGCTTCTTCTTGGTGCTTACTATGAAAGGGCAATCTACATAGACATTGCAATAGTTTATGCTCTGCTCAGTTACATAGGAACACTTATCATAGCCAAATACCTCCAGGGGGGATTAACGTGATAGAATACGTGATCATGATATTCCTGGCGATCAGTGTGACCTTTAACATGCTCGGTAGCATAGCTCTTCACAGGTTCCCTGATGTGTATACAAGGCTTCACGGGGCAACTAAATGTACAACATTTGGAACAATATTTGCAACCTTTGCAGTCATACTTCACGCAATAGTGAGGTTGAAAGAGACAGGAAACCCAAAGTATCTCCAGATGGCCCTCCATTCAGCAGTAGCCCTTCTTGCGTTGTTATTAACGAATCCCGTGGGTGCTCATGCAATTGCTAAGGCTTCTCACATGAGCGGTTATCTTCCAAAGAGAGCTGTTGTTGATGCATATTTGGAGAAGAGGAGGGAGAAGAGAAATGAATGACATGATAGTTCACTTTATAATTCTCA
The window above is part of the Pyrococcus sp. NA2 genome. Proteins encoded here:
- a CDS encoding prenyltransferase/squalene oxidase repeat-containing protein, which translates into the protein MGSKLSRFVNIEKVLEYIERRRHEDGGYCFVSQLADTNIADTYYAIKIYDLLELEVPEKEKTIEFLYNSAQMQTATVGVAMAIEGLMILGARDLAQEKLESLLFKKYNPVEGKFAVGLGGSEEFGTATPLEATYWAMRAINATGYRLDRESVERIIEFVRKFRIGDAYGVTHPTTTMTYQALYTLASLGIKEDTRYFELCEVCGDWGGFTEVPNSLPPYIEPTFYALRGLQLLGKRASCIKAHIKFIRSLQNPNGGFRRSYELGISTFQNTYRALASLDILIRWL
- a CDS encoding phosphoglycolate phosphatase, with protein sequence MKIKAISIDIDGTITYPNRMLHEEALRAIRRAESLGVPIMLVTGNTVQFAEAASILIGTSGPVVAEDGGAISYNKKRYFLTGMDEEWILWSEIRKRFPNAKMSHTMPDRRAGLVLMRETIDVETVRELIKELKLELVAVDSGFAIHVKKPWINKGSGIEKACELLGISPREVAHIGDGENDLDAFKVVGYRIAVAQAPDVLKRNADYVTEKSYGEGGAEAVYHVLEKFGYLK
- a CDS encoding acetyl ornithine aminotransferase family protein, producing the protein MKLRPNVKEIPGPKAKKVIEEHHKYMATTTNDPNEYFLVIERAEGVYWIDVDGNVILDFSSGIGVMNVGLRNPKVIEAIKRQLDLVLHAAGTDYYNPYQVELAKKLAEIAPGDVERKVFLSNSGTEANEAALKIAKWSTNRKMFIAFIGAFHGRTHGTMPLTASKPVQRSRMFPMMPGVEHVPYPNPYRNPWGIDGYENPDELVNRVIEYIEDYLFDHYVPAEEVAGIFFEPIQGEGGYVVPPRNFFKELKKLADKHGILLIDDEVQMGMGRTGRMWAIEHFDVVPDIITVAKALGGGIPVGATIFRKDLDFGVSGVHSNTFGGNAVAAAAALAVIEELQNGLIENAQKLEPLFRERLEEMKEKYEIIGDVRGLGLAWGVEFVKDRKTKEYAVKERNEIVVEALKRGLALLGCGKSAIRLIPPLIISEEEAKIGLDIFEEAIKVVSERHGYKIH
- the trxB gene encoding thioredoxin-disulfide reductase translates to MFSLGGLGRSTVDESKVWDVIIIGAGPAGYTAAIYAARFGLDTIIITKDLGGNMAITDLIENYPGFPEGISGSELSKRMYEQVRKYGVDVIIDEVVRIDPAECAYYEGPCQFTVKTANGKEYKSKTIIIAVGAEPRKLNVPGEKEFTGRGVSYCATCDGPLFVGKEVIVVGGGNTALQEALYLHSIGVKVTLVHRRDKFRADKILQDRLKEAGIPTILNTVVTEIRGTNKVESVVLKNVKTGETFEKKVDGVFIFIGYEPKTDFVKHLGITDEYGYIKVDMYMRTKVPGIFAAGDITNVFKQIAVAVGQGAIAANSAKEFIESWNGKTIE
- a CDS encoding monovalent cation/H+ antiporter subunit E, with amino-acid sequence MSFIAAFVWSYFLWLVLTAGSKGMLWSPQELIAGLLFSAIVGYATRNIIGEKASRFLNPVKWVLFIAYAPVLFWGMTRANLDVAYRVITGKIRPGIVRVPVNLDNDAQYTILGNSITLTPGTLTIEACPEEKALYVHWINIPEGLEWPESSEPVSGPFEKWARRLGE
- a CDS encoding monovalent cation/H+ antiporter complex subunit F, encoding MMFLYATILIGIAGLIVLLRLLLGPTVSDRVVALDTLNTLVVAAMLLLGAYYERAIYIDIAIVYALLSYIGTLIIAKYLQGGLT
- the mnhG gene encoding monovalent cation/H(+) antiporter subunit G encodes the protein MIEYVIMIFLAISVTFNMLGSIALHRFPDVYTRLHGATKCTTFGTIFATFAVILHAIVRLKETGNPKYLQMALHSAVALLALLLTNPVGAHAIAKASHMSGYLPKRAVVDAYLEKRREKRNE